DNA sequence from the Raineyella sp. LH-20 genome:
CCACGACATCGATCCGGCCGGGCGGATCCACCACTTCCTGCTGCCCGCCGATGGTTGGGGGTCCACCGCCGAGGCGAAGGAGGCCAAGCAACTCGTCCCCGCACGAGCCAAGGCGATCACGGCATGGCGCCGGTCGATGACCCGCAAACCGACCACCCGCCAGGTGACCGCGTTGGCCGAGCTAGCCCGTCAGGTGGAGGCGGTGTGGCTGCTCGCCTACCGACGGCTCGTCGTCGCCGAGCGGGAGTCGCGCCGCAGCATCGCGCTGTGGGGGCTGGACGAGAAGCAGCCCGGCACGACCGTCACCCGAGAGCAGATCGAGGCATCGCTTTCTGACCCGAACGGCGCCTACCAGCGGCTGCGGCGGGTGATGGACGCCTGGTGCGCGCTGTGGTTCTGGCCGCTGCACGACGCCGAGGTGTGGAGCGGGGGCCCCGACGGCGCGGACACGGCACGGATCAGCCCGCCCGATCTGGACGAGTGGATCGCCACGCTGCGCGAGATCCTCGGTGACGACCGGGCGGCGCGCCGCAAGGCGGCGTTCGGTGCAGCCACCCTCGCCCCGGCCGACGCGTGGCAGGCACTGGCCGATCAGGAGGACCTGGAGATCAAGGGTGCCGGCGCCCGCCCGATCGCCGCGGTGCTCGCCGACCACCCCTGGCTCGGGGTATGTGAGCGGGTCGCCGCCGAGCAGAGTTTCTTCCACTGGCAGCTCGACTTCGCCCCCGTCTTCGGCCGCGGCGGCTTCGACTTGCAGGTCGGCAACCCGCCGTGGGTACGGCCCCGCACCGACGTCGACGCGCTGCTCGCCGAGGGCGATCCGTGGTGGCAGCTCGCGCTCAAGCCGAGCGAAACTGAACGGCGGGACCGCCGGGAGCAGACATTGGCGCTGGCTGGTGTGCGCGATCTGGTCGTCGATGCGACCAGTGCGGTCGTGGCCACCGCCGAGTACATCGGCGCAACGGCCAACTATCCCTTCCTCGCCGGTCTACAGCCGGACCTCTACCGCTGCTTCATGGAGCAGACTTGGACACACGGTTCATGGAGCGGGATCGCGGCCCTCGTCCATCCGGAGTCACACTTCACCGACGAGAAGGCTGGCGCCCTGCGCCGGGAGACCTACCCGCGATTACGAAAGCACTGGCAGTTCATCAACGAATTCAGCCTTTACGAACTCCAGCACCAGAAGATCTACGGAGTCAACGTTTACGGGACACCGCGGCCAGTCCGGTTCCTTCAGGCCACCTCGGTCTACCACCCCGACACCGTCGAACGGTCCCTGCGGCACGACGGTTCGGGAGAGGAGCCGGGCTTCAAGGACCCAACAACCGGCACCTGGGACCTGCGCCCGCACCGTTCGCGGATCATCGAGGTCACCGAGGACGTGCTGGGTGTGTGGCACGCGATCCTCGAAGAAGGCAGCACCCCTGTGGCTGAGACCCGAATGGTCTACACCGTCAACACGGCGGCCGCCGACGTGCTCCGGCAGCTGTCCCATCAGCCGCGGATCGGGTCCTTGGACCTTCAGTTCTCCCGCGGTTGGGACGAGAGCATCGACCGCAAGAAGGGCTACTTCGTGTCCCGGTGGGGACGACCGAAATCCTGGGACGACGTCATCCTGCAGGGCCCCCACCTGTACGTGGCCACGCCGTTCTACAAGTCGCCGAACGCGACGATGAAGCACCAACAGGACTGGTCCGCGACCGACTTCGAGACCCTGCCCCCCGACGCGATCCCCGTCACCTCGTACAAGCCCGCCGGCGACCCCGCCCGCTACGCCACGGACTACACCCATTGGGACGGGCAGTCCGCGCGGGACTTCTACCGAATTGCATGGCGGTGCATGGCCGCCAACACCGGGGAACGAACGTTCATTCCGTCGCTGATTCCACAGGGCGCCTCGCATGTTGACGGGCTCTTCTCCTGCGGGTGGCCTCAGGGCACGAACCGCGAGCTGCTCCTCATGGGTGCGCAGATGATCTCCCTGATTACCGACTTCTCTGTGCGGGCTGCACCGAAGTCCACCATCCGTGCCAACACCGCGAACCGCTTGGCGGTCGTACTCCAACATCCCTCTGCGCCCCACCTCCTGCTTCGTGCCCTCCGTCTCATCTGCGTGACAGAGGCGTACGCGGACCTGTGGGAAGACGTCTACGAGCGCAGCTTCGCGGACGATAAGTGGATCGTCGGTCCGAACCGACCCGACCGACCCGCCGTGGGGGCGGTCGAACCGCGCTGGACCGCTGACACGCCACTGCGTCGGGCCGAAGACCGGCGAGACGCCCTCGTGGAGCTCGACGCGCTGGTGGCGCTGATACTCGGAGTCACCGCGGACCAGCTGTGCACGATCTACCGCACCCAGTTCGCCGTGCTCTACGGCTATGACCACAACACCTACCTCTATGACACGAACGGCCGGCTCGTGCCCAACTCGGTGCTCACCGTCTGGCGAAACAAGGGCGACCGGATCACCGCCGAGGAGCGCACCGCCACCAATCAGGCCGGGAACACGTACACGTACGAGCTGCCATTCCGGGTGCGGGACCGGGAGGCCGACATGCGGCAGGCGTACGCCGAGTTCGAGCGCCGACTGGCGGAGTGCTCATGAGTGAGCTGCTGCCCACCCTCCAGGCCCGCGACATCCAGCGCGGCCTGCGGGACTACCTCACCACCACATTCGCCCTCGCCGACGCCGATGCTCGGCGTGCCCTCGACGACTTCCTCAGCGACGAGCACGACGGCATCTTCAAGGGCCCGTACGTGCGGATGCGGCTCCCCTACCGGTCGGCGCCCAAGTACGCGGCACCGTCGCTGGAGTGGCAGCCGCCCTACCCGCCGTACGCCCATCAGGCGACGGCCTGGTCGCGGCTGACCACCCTCGACCTCGGGCCGGACAAGCCTCGACCGCTGCCGACCTTGGTCACCACCGGCACCGGTTCGGGCAAGACCGAGGCGTTCCTCTATCCGATCCTCGACCACGTGCTGCGGGCTCATGACAGGGGCATCACCGGCGCCAAGGCGCTGATCCTCTACCCGATGAATGCGCTGGCCAACGACCAGGCGCTCCGCCTCGCCAAGCTGATCGCCGACCCGTCCAACGGACTGACCGGCGTCACCGCCGCCCTCTACACCGGCGAGGAAGGCCCGCAGCGGACCAAGGTCAGCGACAAGGGGCTGATCACCGACCACGGCATTATCCAGGA
Encoded proteins:
- a CDS encoding class I SAM-dependent DNA methyltransferase; the encoded protein is MATSDAILDVEDWISEHFFTTDAKGESFHKAVLDRRKQWDEYDGPGGSPRSRFTSSRSKLLDALTALYTDGDPDRETTAQRITDLYHELRTVLGYASGEFHVEQTGPVRFYNTLGVTADAPFVIIDAMPVEALDELLPKDQPTLRCPFPINEKDALASVSRTLSHLFVREDGPQFALVMAGRWLVVAERGRWSEGRYLAVDLQTVADRNDAKRGGEIDKALTCLSADSLAPDADGAIWWTKILEESIKHTVGVSQDLREGVRLSVEVIANDVVQRRKAKGLPPLAADQAQPLARQSLRFIYRILFLLYAEASPELGVLPVGAPEYQNGYSLDRLRDLTLVKLGSPHARTGTHLYDSLGVLFRLVDQGHHAPASDADTDEIAGTQGLEFNSLRADLFLPQAIEHIGEVKLGNTALQQVLRHLLLSKEQKGKDRGFISYVDLGINQLGAVYEGLMSYTGFFAETDLYEVAKNGNAEKGSWVVPVVRAQDIAETDFVTTTDPITGETTPVKHDRGTFVFRLSGRERQQSASYYSPEVITRFVVSQALEELLDQDGQRTPARDILDLTVCEPALGSGAFAVEAVRQLAEQYLTRRQEELGERIDPDQYPQELQKVKASIALHQIYGVDLNAQAVEFAEITLWLDSMSKDLQAPWFGLHLRRGNSLIGARHALYRRDQVTSRAWLTTPPTDAPLTGLADKLADEGHDIDPAGRIHHFLLPADGWGSTAEAKEAKQLVPARAKAITAWRRSMTRKPTTRQVTALAELARQVEAVWLLAYRRLVVAERESRRSIALWGLDEKQPGTTVTREQIEASLSDPNGAYQRLRRVMDAWCALWFWPLHDAEVWSGGPDGADTARISPPDLDEWIATLREILGDDRAARRKAAFGAATLAPADAWQALADQEDLEIKGAGARPIAAVLADHPWLGVCERVAAEQSFFHWQLDFAPVFGRGGFDLQVGNPPWVRPRTDVDALLAEGDPWWQLALKPSETERRDRREQTLALAGVRDLVVDATSAVVATAEYIGATANYPFLAGLQPDLYRCFMEQTWTHGSWSGIAALVHPESHFTDEKAGALRRETYPRLRKHWQFINEFSLYELQHQKIYGVNVYGTPRPVRFLQATSVYHPDTVERSLRHDGSGEEPGFKDPTTGTWDLRPHRSRIIEVTEDVLGVWHAILEEGSTPVAETRMVYTVNTAAADVLRQLSHQPRIGSLDLQFSRGWDESIDRKKGYFVSRWGRPKSWDDVILQGPHLYVATPFYKSPNATMKHQQDWSATDFETLPPDAIPVTSYKPAGDPARYATDYTHWDGQSARDFYRIAWRCMAANTGERTFIPSLIPQGASHVDGLFSCGWPQGTNRELLLMGAQMISLITDFSVRAAPKSTIRANTANRLAVVLQHPSAPHLLLRALRLICVTEAYADLWEDVYERSFADDKWIVGPNRPDRPAVGAVEPRWTADTPLRRAEDRRDALVELDALVALILGVTADQLCTIYRTQFAVLYGYDHNTYLYDTNGRLVPNSVLTVWRNKGDRITAEERTATNQAGNTYTYELPFRVRDREADMRQAYAEFERRLAECS